From Candidatus Zixiibacteriota bacterium, one genomic window encodes:
- a CDS encoding OmpA family protein, translated as MRKSTSATVVLCVLLAAALLAGSAVADAKDNLTYQGSKARITVGNIKSKASRCSRNIAASIEEMLGTALTNTGRFIVLANQEEVGELIDEIELGQSEYTEEGRGADKGLMEGADILITGAITAFEPKASGGGGGLGGITKKAFGKIGVKKSTAKIQIDLKIIDIRTRRYLKAMALEGKSDKWKTNMAGGGRVDGLRMIGDLGVYSNEPMEKAVRAVLAKAVEEISKEIPQEYYRYTGQGQYTTQYGDTPSGGGTQQAAPSSQGGETPAQASTTPSAPAVEDMTLYTKYDFVPGNKVIFYDDMKDEEEGEFPYRWNLKNGVYEVVRLGKEFWIMATDNGTIRPKMPDGPLPEKYTVEMEFYNNGKEHSGNYFYIRWVDAKGSTVGELGITGSTSTWLSLKGDQLASKTLRTPLTKGIHTMRIMATNRSIKCYIDQERVANVPKIDDFGAVGFSLYHRPYSDAANPTLFRGFRFAEGGKSMREQLDEDGKIVTHGILFDPGSHVIKGESFKTLKNIGRLFEDDPGLRLSIEGHTDSDGSEEHNVTLSQNRAKAVLDYLVSKFSIGAGQLESKGWGESKPIGTNDTSEGKANNRRVELVKL; from the coding sequence ATGCGTAAGTCAACCTCTGCCACTGTAGTGCTATGTGTGTTACTGGCAGCAGCTCTGCTGGCCGGTTCGGCCGTAGCCGACGCTAAGGACAATTTGACCTACCAGGGGAGTAAAGCACGCATTACTGTTGGCAATATCAAATCCAAGGCCAGCCGATGTTCTAGGAATATTGCGGCCTCAATCGAAGAGATGTTGGGTACTGCACTGACCAATACCGGTCGCTTTATTGTGCTAGCCAACCAGGAGGAGGTCGGGGAACTTATTGACGAGATCGAGTTGGGGCAATCTGAGTATACTGAGGAGGGACGTGGTGCCGACAAAGGCCTGATGGAAGGTGCCGATATCTTGATCACCGGCGCCATAACAGCATTTGAACCCAAGGCCAGTGGCGGCGGTGGAGGCTTGGGTGGTATCACCAAGAAGGCATTCGGCAAGATTGGTGTTAAAAAAAGTACTGCCAAGATACAGATTGATCTCAAGATTATCGATATCCGCACCAGACGCTATCTGAAAGCGATGGCATTGGAAGGCAAGTCCGACAAGTGGAAGACCAATATGGCTGGGGGCGGACGTGTGGACGGTCTTAGGATGATCGGCGATCTGGGGGTGTATTCCAACGAACCGATGGAAAAAGCTGTGCGCGCCGTATTGGCCAAAGCTGTCGAGGAGATTTCAAAGGAAATCCCCCAGGAGTATTATCGCTATACCGGACAGGGCCAGTATACTACGCAGTATGGAGATACTCCGTCGGGTGGCGGAACCCAGCAAGCAGCGCCGTCATCACAAGGCGGAGAAACACCTGCTCAAGCATCGACCACTCCCTCGGCTCCGGCTGTAGAGGACATGACTCTGTACACCAAGTATGACTTTGTCCCGGGCAATAAGGTTATTTTCTATGATGATATGAAAGATGAGGAAGAAGGCGAGTTTCCGTATCGATGGAATCTTAAAAATGGTGTGTACGAGGTAGTGCGGTTGGGCAAGGAATTCTGGATCATGGCCACTGATAACGGTACTATTCGCCCCAAAATGCCGGATGGTCCTTTACCAGAGAAGTATACGGTCGAGATGGAATTCTATAACAACGGCAAAGAACACTCCGGCAACTATTTCTACATCCGATGGGTGGACGCCAAGGGGAGTACGGTCGGTGAACTGGGCATTACCGGTTCTACCAGCACCTGGCTCTCTCTCAAGGGCGACCAATTGGCTTCCAAGACCTTGAGGACCCCCCTGACCAAGGGTATTCACACCATGCGGATCATGGCCACCAATCGATCGATTAAATGCTATATCGATCAAGAGAGGGTTGCCAACGTTCCGAAGATCGACGATTTTGGTGCGGTTGGGTTTAGCCTTTATCACCGCCCTTACAGTGATGCTGCAAACCCGACCCTGTTCCGTGGATTCCGGTTTGCCGAGGGTGGCAAGAGCATGCGCGAACAACTTGACGAGGACGGCAAGATTGTGACGCATGGGATTCTCTTTGATCCCGGCTCTCATGTCATCAAGGGAGAGTCTTTCAAGACGCTGAAAAATATCGGACGACTTTTTGAGGATGATCCCGGTCTGCGACTTTCCATCGAAGGGCATACCGACAGCGACGGCAGCGAAGAACACAACGTTACGCTTTCGCAGAACCGCGCCAAGGCGGTCCTGGATTACCTAGTTTCCAAGTTTAGTATCGGCGCCGGCCAATTGGAATCCAAAGGCTGGGGAGAGTCGAAGCCGATAGGCACTAACGACACTTCCGAAGGCAAAGCCAACAACCGGCGCGTAGAACTGGTAAAACTATAA
- a CDS encoding NUDIX domain-containing protein — MPETVFVLISRAVVVSNGQILLCQAHNESHAFLPGGHIEHNESARDALQRELMEELHTHSTIGEFIAAVEHTFNYGMRHYHELNLVFKADLPDLSVGNNPTSYEQQVGFYWQPIGQLDRVNFQPSPLVDIIRNYIKGQSWERFVSTIGYDP, encoded by the coding sequence ATGCCAGAGACGGTGTTCGTTCTTATCAGTCGTGCCGTAGTTGTGTCTAACGGGCAGATACTGCTGTGTCAGGCTCACAATGAGAGCCATGCTTTTCTTCCCGGCGGGCACATAGAGCACAACGAAAGCGCCCGCGACGCATTACAGCGCGAACTGATGGAAGAACTTCATACTCACTCCACTATAGGGGAATTCATTGCTGCCGTTGAACATACCTTCAATTATGGCATGCGCCATTATCATGAATTGAATCTGGTTTTCAAGGCCGACCTCCCAGACCTGAGTGTGGGAAATAACCCGACCTCGTACGAACAACAGGTTGGATTCTACTGGCAACCGATTGGTCAATTGGATCGAGTGAATTTTCAGCCAAGTCCTCTGGTTGACATCATAAGGAACTATATCAAAGGGCAGAGCTGGGAAAGGTTTGTATCTACCATCGGATATGATCCCTAA
- a CDS encoding serine/threonine protein kinase, which yields MDQQSPLQILQYALTEKLGERSVGEVYQAWDTALERVVALRLIPAELNRDRLFRAQCLSTLRGLANISHPNLCGMYGATEAGGKLVVVLDYVPGRNLKSLIASGPLDNAAFLKIAVAMIRGLVYAHEHGIVHGNIRPSNVVATKDGIIKLMDFGLSLHAVSSDEISASADLDAIRYRSPEHIVDQDLTPMSDLFSIGAIFWELLTGQMLFSGNSARAIEDAILRTQPDFNQLRSEFNLPGDTVLLLEKLLAKIPEDRFLSTRQLLVTLEEMQSFDEGYATREFFQVRPSTPRQYLVLSVLAALMIVLWLVVTTGHK from the coding sequence ATGGACCAACAGTCGCCACTGCAAATACTTCAGTACGCTTTGACGGAAAAACTGGGGGAGAGAAGCGTTGGTGAAGTATATCAGGCATGGGATACGGCTCTGGAGCGAGTAGTTGCTTTGAGACTGATCCCGGCCGAATTGAATCGCGATCGCCTGTTTCGCGCCCAGTGTCTCTCAACTCTTCGGGGACTGGCTAATATTTCCCACCCCAATCTGTGTGGTATGTATGGGGCAACCGAAGCAGGTGGCAAACTGGTAGTAGTACTCGATTATGTTCCAGGTCGTAACCTCAAGAGTCTTATTGCATCCGGCCCACTCGACAATGCCGCCTTCCTGAAAATAGCCGTGGCTATGATTCGTGGTTTAGTCTATGCTCACGAGCATGGTATCGTTCATGGGAACATTAGACCATCGAATGTAGTTGCTACCAAAGATGGCATCATCAAATTGATGGATTTCGGACTATCTCTGCATGCCGTCAGCTCGGACGAGATATCTGCCAGCGCAGATCTGGATGCCATCAGATATCGTTCCCCCGAGCATATTGTCGATCAGGATTTAACCCCCATGTCGGACCTCTTCTCGATCGGAGCTATCTTCTGGGAACTTCTTACCGGTCAGATGCTGTTTTCTGGCAATTCAGCTCGCGCAATTGAGGATGCCATCCTGCGTACCCAACCCGATTTTAATCAATTACGTTCGGAATTCAATCTCCCCGGTGATACCGTCCTGCTGCTTGAGAAATTGTTGGCCAAAATACCGGAGGACCGGTTCCTGAGCACCAGACAACTTCTGGTAACTCTGGAGGAAATGCAATCCTTTGACGAAGGATACGCTACTCGGGAGTTTTTCCAGGTCCGCCCCTCGACACCTCGTCAGTACCTGGTGCTTTCGGTCTTGGCCGCTCTAATGATTGTTCTCTGGTTGGTGGTTACGACCGGGCACAAGTAG
- a CDS encoding GNAT family N-acetyltransferase → MTDIRVIPESDWGRFLDIMVMAYPVFDVKTAEERKKLRERFDRSSRDDRVSLYGYYRDEQLLGGLKLYDYSMNLFGRMVLAGGGGSLAVDLLHKKQHVAKDLMLFFFRHYRDRGAPMALLWPFRPDFYRRMGAGYSSKIHQYAVKPKHLPTGPSCEHVRFLGPEDIPAINDCHNRLVTRTTGMIEETLIGREIEFERNKKWKYLGCEHDGRIDGYLMFQFERGNPENFVDNHIHVLHMIYETPEALLELMTFLHSQLDQINRVIIDSYDDDFHFLPTNPRNRSGRMIPPVHHECHRSGVGIMYRVLSLPHLFEALTDRHFDGDNQTIGFDLSDTFLPENDDRYNIVFEDGRARFDKTGSSQVDIALSVADFSSLIMGAVNFRSLIQYSLATISDNSQLDAIDRLFSVHRKPVTFADF, encoded by the coding sequence ATGACAGACATTAGAGTGATTCCCGAGAGTGACTGGGGCCGATTCCTCGATATCATGGTAATGGCATATCCGGTCTTTGATGTCAAGACCGCCGAGGAAAGGAAGAAGCTGCGGGAGCGATTTGATCGCTCTTCTCGTGATGACCGTGTGTCACTCTACGGATACTACCGTGACGAACAGCTGTTGGGTGGTCTGAAGTTGTACGACTACTCGATGAATCTTTTCGGCAGGATGGTGTTGGCCGGAGGGGGTGGTTCACTGGCCGTTGATCTCCTTCATAAGAAGCAGCATGTGGCCAAGGATCTGATGTTGTTCTTCTTTCGCCACTACCGCGACAGGGGTGCACCAATGGCCTTACTGTGGCCGTTTCGACCGGATTTCTATCGTCGCATGGGAGCCGGATACAGTTCAAAGATTCATCAATATGCAGTCAAGCCTAAGCATCTCCCCACTGGTCCGTCGTGTGAACATGTGCGATTCCTCGGTCCCGAGGATATCCCCGCAATTAATGATTGTCATAACCGCTTGGTGACGCGGACAACAGGCATGATCGAAGAAACACTGATCGGTCGTGAGATTGAGTTTGAACGCAACAAGAAATGGAAGTACTTGGGCTGTGAACATGATGGCCGGATCGATGGTTATTTGATGTTTCAGTTTGAGCGTGGCAATCCTGAGAACTTCGTAGACAATCATATTCACGTCCTGCATATGATCTACGAAACGCCGGAAGCTCTTCTGGAATTGATGACTTTTCTGCACTCGCAGTTGGATCAGATTAACCGGGTCATCATAGACAGCTACGATGATGATTTCCATTTCTTGCCTACTAACCCTCGCAACCGCTCGGGACGGATGATCCCCCCAGTGCACCACGAGTGCCATAGAAGTGGGGTGGGGATCATGTATCGTGTACTGAGTCTGCCGCACCTGTTTGAGGCACTGACAGACCGACACTTTGATGGTGACAACCAAACAATCGGGTTTGATCTGTCAGATACATTTCTCCCCGAAAATGACGATCGTTATAATATTGTTTTCGAAGATGGTCGGGCGCGGTTTGACAAGACTGGATCCTCACAAGTGGATATTGCCCTCAGTGTGGCAGACTTCAGTTCGCTAATAATGGGAGCAGTGAACTTCCGTAGCCTGATCCAGTACTCGTTGGCTACGATCTCTGATAATTCACAACTCGATGCAATTGACAGGTTGTTTTCGGTGCATCGCAAGCCGGTGACATTTGCTGATTTCTGA
- a CDS encoding DUF4430 domain-containing protein → MLAICLIVPSGCIRKVEDDSSKPVVADSINTVDQVDSLVITLVGIESKSVLDVLMNSHSVEMKSSAMGAFVVAIDSIENGNDVYWMYSVNGDMGQVACDRFLTRPDDTIRWHFRILSQ, encoded by the coding sequence ATGCTGGCCATTTGTCTTATTGTTCCGTCGGGCTGCATCAGGAAAGTGGAGGACGATTCATCGAAACCAGTCGTCGCCGATTCGATTAATACTGTCGATCAAGTTGACAGCCTGGTGATCACATTGGTGGGAATCGAGTCAAAATCTGTGCTTGATGTCCTCATGAACAGCCACTCGGTGGAGATGAAATCATCAGCTATGGGTGCTTTTGTGGTGGCGATTGACTCTATCGAAAATGGCAACGATGTTTATTGGATGTACTCAGTGAACGGCGATATGGGGCAGGTAGCCTGTGATCGATTCCTGACCCGCCCCGATGACACCATTCGCTGGCATTTTCGGATTCTTAGCCAATAG
- a CDS encoding DUF418 domain-containing protein codes for MVAESSDSTNNSNAPQTTVTRKSSLSQPVTVGERINSIDVLRGVAVLGILAINIEFFALPGAIIFNPSVAGGFAGINLLTWEFGTLLFFEKMMAIFSMLFGAGLILMYHRAEASGRAFGGVYYRRLMWLLIISLAHGYLLWYGDILFPYAICGLVIYLLRRRSARLLIILGVCILSLGILTQVGAGVMLGNLGDAVIEIETARENGETLTPEQEGWVEVWAAMNQSFNPSPEEIATDIEAYQSGFLKILTHRAPFTLMMQTQALIFMIFWRVAGLMLLGMGLMKLGVFSAQRSLSFYTICIVLGYGIGLPLVGYGMGSLIEHNFDFIYRFMIGNHFNYVGSIMVALAHVGVVMILCKKGWLTGLTRRLAAVGRMALSNYLTHTIICTTIFYGYGLGLFGQIERFGLFGFVVAIWILQLVVSPIWLKHFLFGPAEWVWRSLTYWQRQPMKVE; via the coding sequence ATGGTCGCCGAAAGCTCTGATTCTACTAACAATAGCAATGCTCCACAAACCACTGTTACGAGGAAATCCTCTTTGTCTCAACCGGTAACGGTCGGGGAACGTATTAACTCTATTGATGTCCTGCGCGGGGTGGCAGTGTTGGGCATTCTGGCTATAAACATCGAGTTCTTCGCTTTGCCGGGTGCCATCATCTTCAATCCCTCTGTCGCTGGAGGTTTCGCCGGGATCAACTTACTGACCTGGGAATTCGGCACCCTGTTATTCTTTGAGAAGATGATGGCTATTTTCTCAATGCTGTTCGGCGCCGGATTAATACTCATGTACCATCGGGCAGAGGCTTCCGGTCGGGCGTTTGGGGGCGTTTATTACCGGCGTCTGATGTGGCTGCTAATAATCAGTCTCGCGCATGGTTATCTTCTCTGGTATGGCGACATTCTTTTTCCCTATGCTATCTGCGGGTTGGTCATTTATCTGTTGCGACGGCGCTCGGCCAGGCTGTTGATTATACTTGGCGTATGCATTCTGAGTCTTGGTATTCTGACTCAAGTGGGGGCAGGAGTCATGTTAGGCAATCTTGGTGACGCAGTGATTGAGATAGAAACCGCCAGAGAGAACGGAGAGACATTGACACCCGAGCAGGAGGGCTGGGTTGAGGTCTGGGCGGCGATGAACCAATCCTTCAACCCCTCGCCAGAGGAAATAGCCACCGATATCGAAGCCTACCAGAGCGGATTCTTGAAGATTCTTACCCATCGTGCCCCGTTTACTCTCATGATGCAGACCCAGGCATTGATATTTATGATATTCTGGCGAGTGGCCGGACTTATGCTGTTAGGGATGGGATTGATGAAGCTGGGTGTGTTTTCGGCGCAGCGATCGCTGTCCTTCTACACGATTTGTATTGTCCTGGGGTATGGGATTGGTTTACCCCTCGTGGGTTACGGAATGGGTTCTCTCATTGAGCACAATTTCGATTTCATTTACCGCTTCATGATTGGCAACCATTTCAACTATGTGGGCAGCATCATGGTCGCTCTGGCGCACGTTGGGGTAGTGATGATTCTCTGCAAGAAAGGCTGGCTGACCGGTCTTACTCGCCGTCTGGCCGCTGTCGGTCGTATGGCACTGTCAAATTACCTAACTCATACAATAATTTGCACGACGATATTCTACGGTTACGGCCTGGGGCTGTTTGGCCAGATTGAGCGTTTCGGTTTGTTCGGATTCGTAGTTGCTATCTGGATTCTACAATTGGTGGTCAGTCCAATCTGGCTGAAGCATTTTCTCTTCGGACCGGCTGAGTGGGTTTGGCGTTCGTTGACCTACTGGCAACGCCAACCGATGAAGGTGGAGTAG